One window of the Pseudofrankia sp. DC12 genome contains the following:
- the egtC gene encoding ergothioneine biosynthesis protein EgtC, with amino-acid sequence MCRHLAWLGVDRTLDELLLARPSGLLQQSWAPRQQRYGRVNADGFGVGWYAPGSRPAPARYRRAVPMWTDASFASFAGVVASGCVLAAVRDATVGMPIEESSTAPFTHGPLLLSHNGRVSVDVLLGLLAGRPDAPAPDSRCDSALLAALVWERTLAGAGLAEAVAEVVTTVGEKASARAASRAASRAAADAGQQPASRLNLLVTDGRQVVATTWNDTLWYRVTQAGVLVASEPDDDAPTAPVPRQSRDDAVLAWPGPDGAESGSEGHPATEGHSATEGHSATEGHSDSGTDVWVEVPNHRLLVADTRKVTVSNLISQDDYSGFTT; translated from the coding sequence ATGTGCAGACACCTCGCCTGGCTCGGTGTTGACCGCACCCTCGACGAGCTGCTCCTCGCCCGGCCGTCCGGGCTGTTGCAACAGTCCTGGGCGCCTCGCCAGCAGCGATACGGCCGGGTCAACGCCGACGGGTTCGGGGTCGGCTGGTACGCGCCGGGCTCCCGGCCCGCGCCGGCCCGCTACCGCAGGGCTGTGCCGATGTGGACCGACGCCTCCTTCGCGTCGTTCGCCGGCGTGGTCGCCTCGGGCTGCGTCCTCGCCGCGGTACGCGACGCGACCGTGGGCATGCCGATCGAGGAGAGCTCGACCGCGCCCTTCACCCACGGACCGCTGCTGCTGAGCCACAACGGCCGAGTGAGCGTCGACGTCCTGCTCGGCCTGCTGGCCGGGAGGCCGGACGCCCCGGCACCGGACTCGCGGTGCGACTCGGCGCTGCTGGCCGCGCTGGTGTGGGAACGGACGCTGGCCGGAGCCGGGCTGGCGGAGGCGGTGGCGGAGGTGGTGACGACGGTCGGCGAGAAGGCGTCCGCGCGGGCGGCGAGCCGGGCGGCGAGCCGGGCGGCGGCGGACGCCGGCCAGCAGCCGGCGAGCCGGCTCAACCTCCTCGTCACCGACGGGCGGCAGGTGGTCGCGACGACCTGGAACGACACGCTCTGGTATCGGGTCACCCAGGCCGGAGTGCTGGTCGCCAGCGAGCCGGACGACGACGCCCCCACAGCCCCCGTCCCGCGGCAGAGCCGCGATGACGCGGTACTCGCGTGGCCGGGCCCAGACGGCGCCGAATCCGGCAGCGAAGGGCACCCTGCGACCGAAGGGCACTCAGCGACCGAAGGGCACTCAGCGACCGAAGGGCACTCAGACAGCGGAACGGACGTCTGGGTGGAAGTCCCGAACCACCGCCTGCTCGTAGCCGACACACGCAAAGTAACTGTAAGTAATTTGATCTCGCAGGACGATTACTCTGGGTTCACTACCTGA